In one Lolium rigidum isolate FL_2022 chromosome 3, APGP_CSIRO_Lrig_0.1, whole genome shotgun sequence genomic region, the following are encoded:
- the LOC124703952 gene encoding nuclear transcription factor Y subunit A-7-like: MSGGMGSRPGETNLVQPRGQGALPSGMAMQPWWTGSGLGAVSPAVVAPGSGAGISLSSNPHGGGGGAAKGAPGKAVDDARAESSEDSRRSGEPRDGSFDEEKQHATSQMPALASDYLGPYSQLELNQPIASAPYHYPEAYYAGMVGPYGAQAVTHFQLPGLTQPRMPLPLEISEEPVYVNAKQYHGILRRRQSRAKAELERKAIKDRKPYLHESRHQHAMRRARGTGGRFLNTKKGENGASNGERTEPNKGEQNSEYLRVPPDLHLRQA; encoded by the exons ATGAGCGGCGGCATGGGATCACGGCCGGGCGAGACCAACCTCGTGCAGCCGAGAGGGCAGGGCGCGCTGCCGTCCGGCATGGCGATGCAGCCCTGGTGGACGGGCTCCGGGCTCGGCGCCGTGTCCCCGGCCGTCGTGGCGCCCGGGAGCGGGGCCGGAATCAGCCTGTCGAGCAACCCgcatggtggaggtggtggtgcggccaagggcgCGCCGGGGAAGGCGGTCGACGACGCGCGCGCGGAGAGCAGCGAGGATTCACGGAGATCAGGGGAACCAAGAG ATGGGAGCTTTGATGAAGAAAAGCAGCATGCTACATCTCAGATGCCTGCTTTGGCTTCAGACTATTTAGGACCATATTCACAGCTGGAGCTAAACCAACCAATT GCTTCAGCTCCATATCACTACCCTGAAGCTTACTATGCAGGCATGGTTGGTCCCTATGGAGCTCAAGCTGTG ACTCATTTCCAGCTACCTGGATTAACTCAGCCTCGCATGCCCTTGCCTCTTGAAATATCGGAGGAGCCTGTCTATGTAAATGCTAAGCAGTATCATGGAATTCTAAGACGGAGGCAGTCACGGGCAAAGGCTGAACTTGAGAGAAAGGCGATTAAAGACAGAAAG CCTTATCTTCACGAGTCCCGTCACCAGCATGCGATGCGAAGGGCAAGGGGGACCGGGGGACGCTTCCTGAACACGAAGAAGGGCGAAAACGGCGCTTCCAATGGCGAGAGAACTGAACCAAATAAAG GGGAGCAGAACTCCGAGTATCTCCGCGTACCTCCTGACCTGCATCTCCGTCAGGCATGA